TGGCGGGCAGTCAGAACGTTTTGACCACTCAGTTCAAACTCATCTAACGACTTAACGAAAGGAAAACGTGCCCATTTCATTCTTTTTTCAAGGCTTTTTGCTTCACGCTTTGCTAGTTCATATTGCGTAATCGATTCTAGAAATTCTAAGTAGGTCCATGAGGATTTTTCAGCTTCGCGAAGAAGCTGTGGAAGCTCCTCCGCCGTTTCTGAGAGCCGTAACTGACGAAACTGATCTTGTAATTCTTGTACTGTCTTGTTCATGATGATCGACCTCCTAAAATGCTGGTATAAGCATTTAAAGATCGAGTAGAGGCTTTAATATGACAACGTCTTGTTGAATAGGTATTAAAGGGTTTTATCTCTTTTAGCGGGTCATGAGGTAATTTATGAATGTGCTGGGCGATATCACGAAAGTCATTCGCACTAAACAGCTTTTCTCTCATACATTTGGCTAATACTTTTCCGATTACCGTTGGGTACTGTTGGATGACCTGGTGAATGATCGCAAACTGGTCTCGACGATACCTTGGGTATCTTTGGCTAATCTCGTCAAAGTAAGTAGCTGCCTGTGTTTGATTTTCAAAAAAGGAGACCAACCGTTGTTTGAATTCTTCAACCCCTTTGGAGCGATCACGGGTATGATTGCGGTTTTGAATGAGCTTTCCTTTTTCTAAACTGACACAGTGTTCGGCGATGATTTCACTTTCTGCTTCCTTTCGAATTACGAGCGTCGCCGGTTCTTGGCCTGTCACTTCAATCAAAACATGATTATCAACGTTTGTTTGATAAGTCCCGAGAGGGACGGAATATCGATTAGACTTATACCGGATTGTATTGTCCTTGCTTACACTTCTTGATATACTTTGATTATTGGTACTTTCAAATGAAAGTAGGGAAGAGACCGGCTTTAAGTGTTGCTTTTCGACGAGAAACACTTCGGCTGGTCTTTTTTTTGTTGTCTGATGAACTTGATAATTTCCGGTACGCTTTAGCCATTGTAGGGCCCGCTGATTCCAATCCTCTATATCACGGAACACTCGACTGTCTGCGAAATTGCCTTTAATGTACTTCACTACATTCTCAATCATTCCTTTAGATTCCGGATCAGCTCTCCTACACAAATGAACCGTAAACTTACGTTCATTCACATAACTTTGAAACTCAGCTGTTAAAAGCAGCTGTCCTGCATTTTCACTAACCGTAATTAAATGATCCTGATCGTATACAATTTCTTCTGTACACCCTCCGTAGAATTGAAAGGCATTTTCATGGCAGCGAATCGCATCTCTCGTGGTAAATGGTCTTGACTGCCATTCCATATACTTTTGTCTGGAGTGGGCGAGTACAAACGCAATGAAATACAACTTAATCTCTTTACGGTCAGTTGTCTTCTGTTTTGTTTCACCCCAGTCTACCTGGAGTTGTTTCCCCATTGGTTGTTCAGGTATTGCCTCATATTGGCGAACCAATTGTTTCTTCTCAATTTGGTAGACTTCCCTGACTTCTCTAACATATGACCTCACTGTACTTCCACCGACCGCTAGGTCGGGGTATCTCTCTAAAAGCCAATCGTGTATCTGTGCAGCACTCAAGTGGGGATACTCTTCTAACCAGGCGAGTATCCAATCTTTGTAGCTGTCTAATTTCTTTTTCTTGCCAATCGGTTGTTCCGTATAAGCTTTGGCTTCTTCAAAAGTCATCTCTAAATATTTATAGACAGTTGGTCTTGAGATCTTAAGCTCCTTAGCAATTTGTGCTATTTTAAACTTCCGTTTATGTAGGTCTTTGATATTTAAATACAACACTAATTTCTCCTCCAAAATCCTAACCTCCAGTAAAATAATGTCACCAACTATTTTACTAAAGTAATAGGCTGATAGAGCAAAAGTGTAAAATCTTATCAAGCGAAAACTGTCAACTTTATTCTAGCGTTTACACTATATCGACCGTTAGCAACCAACTGCCCTTCATCATCTCCAAATACCACGTTCAGCTCTCCGTTTTCAACAGTGCTCTCACCAGGATAATCCTTTAACTCATCATCATCGTTCAATCGCATATTAACAACTGTCCCATCCGGGAGATTGGTCTCCAAAGTAGCATGGATGACGTCTTCCCCTTTGTCAAAACTCATTTCTTCCAATGTAATTGTAAACTTTTCTTCTTGATCTGTCGGACTCTCTGCGTCTGCCTCTACGTCAACACTCGTATCCAAAAGAACACCTACAACAAAGACCAGGAAACAAACTAAAGAAGTTAAGAAAGTTTTCACATTAAACTTCCGTTGTCTTATAGAATTAATTATTGACATTATGAATAAAATTACAGCCGCGATTAAACAAGCAAAAGTGAACAAAAACCCCATAAACTCTACCTTCTCTCTATGTACTTACACTCCATCTAACGCAATAAAGTGCAACCCTTTTAAAAAGGGTTGCACTTTTGTTCTCCCTAGTTATTTCAATTTGTAATAATCTACATACCAATCAGCAAAATGCTGCAAGCCTTCTTCAATGGATGTTTCCGGCTTAAACCCGACAGCTTCCTGCAGCTGATCCGTACTTGCATACGTTGCAGGAACGTCTCCCGGCTTAATCGGCTCATACTCTTTATGGAACTCCACTTCCTTGCCAAGCGCACTGCTCAATGCCTTCTCCAGAGCGTGGATGAATGTCATAAGTTTCTCAGGGCTGTTATTCCCGATGTTGAATACTTTATGCGGTGCCGCTTCCGTTTCCGGAGGATTACTCAGAAGCCTCTCTATCCCAATGACAATATCATCAATATATGTAAAGTCACGGTAAAGGTCATTGTCAAAATCCGCATTGTTAAAGATTTTGATAGCTTCATCATTAAAGTATTTATCCGTAAAGCCGAAATAGGCCATATCCGGGCGCCCCATAGGACCGTACACGGTAAAGAACCGCAACCCGGTTGAAGGGATATCGTACAAGTGACTGTAGGTATGTGCCATCAGCTCATTTGATTTCTTCGTCGAAGCATACAGGGAAACCGGATGATCGACAAAGTCCGTCTCTTCAAATGGAACTTTCTTATTAGCACCATATACGGAGCTTGAAGAAGCATAAACGAGATGATCGACTGGATGATGACGACATGCTTCCAGGATATTATAAAAGCCTATGACGTTACTTTGAATATAGGCATCTGGATTTTCAATGGAATAACGAACGCCTGCCTGTGCAGCCAAGTTTACCACAATATCCGGCTTATACTCTGTGAATACATCATTCACCACACCCTTGTCAGACAAGTCCCCTTTTACGAAAGTAAACGCGTTATATGGCTTTAACAATTCCAAGCGCTTATGTTTAAGTTTCACATCATAATAGTCGTTTACGTTATCAATCCCGATTACCTTACATCCCTGCTCTAATAGTTTCTTAGATAGGTAATATCCAATAAAACCGGCAGCACCGGTTACGAGATAGGTCTTATTAGTATCTAGCTGCTTGTAGCTCATCAGAAAACTCCTTCGTCACTTCAATCTTCCCAGGCTCTCTGCCGATAGAGTGGTATTCTACTTTCGCCTGCTTCATCGCCTCAATATCATAGATGTTACGACCATCATAAACTAGCGGGGTACGCATAAGCTCTCTATATTGACTCGGAGTCACAGCCTTAACCTCTCCCCATTCTGTCAGCACGAAGCACACGTTCGCATCTTCTAGGGCTTCTTCCGGAGTGTTTACATAGGTAATAGATCCTTGCCCGTTCTCACCTTCCGGGTAAACTTTAGCAAAGTTCTCTGCTCCTACAGGATCATAGGCATAAATATCGGCACCTTGTTCAAGCAGCAATGGTACGTTATCCAAAGAAGGAGATTCTCTTAAATCGTCGGTACCAGGCTTAAATGTTAACCCAAGCACAGCCACTTTCAAACCATCGAACGTAATCAGACGATTACTTGCTTTTTTATACAATACCGTTTTCTGCTTTTTGTTTACATCAATCGCAGCTTTTACTGTTTTCAGCTCATAGCCATTTTGCTTGGCAAGATAGTCTAAGGCCTGTGTATCTTTAGGGAAGCAAGAACCTCCAAAGCCGATTCCTGCATTCAAGAACTTCGCACCAATTCGCTCATCATAGCTCATACCTCTGGCAACATCCTGGACATCTGCACCGATTAGCTCACATAGGTTGGCAATATCGTTCATATAAGAAATCTTCAAGGCAAGAAAATCGTTGGAAGCATATTTGATCATTTCTGCTGATCTTCTATTTACCGATACGACTGGCAGATGGAAAGGCTCATAGATATCCTGAAGCACTTTTTCTGCCCATTCCGATTCTGTCCCAATAATAATTCTTTCCGCATAAAGCGTGTCATGAACCGCAGATCCCTGAGCCAAGAATTCCGGGTTAGAAGCGACTTCTACTCGGACATCGTTCACCAGGAAGTCTTGGATGAACTGTTCTACCTTGTCATTCGTTCCAACAGGTACAGTAGATTTAACGACAACTAAACAATCTTTCTCAACAGATTCAGCAATTTGTCTGGCAACGGTAGCTATGTATGATAGGTTTGCTGAACCATCCGGTTTCTCAGGAGTTCCTACGCCAAGGAAAATGGCATCGGCATTTTTATAAGCAGATTGGTAATCCGTTGTATAGTCAATCCTGCCTGCGGCATAATTTTTCTGCATCAGTTCTTCTAAGCCTTCTTCGTAGATTGGAGAGGCACCTGATTTCATTAATTCTACTTTCCTCTGATCAATATCAACACAAGTCACTTGGTGACCCATTTCTGCGAAACATACACCTGCAACTAAACCTACATAACCTGTACCTGCTACTGCAATTTGCATAATAGCAACTCCCTTTTTAATATGCAATTTAAAACTATATATTATACTGCTCTACAAAGTATTGTTTATATTCACCACTAACTATTTGTTCCCACCATCTTTTATTATTTAAATACCATTTGATTGTTTGCTCCATTCCGGTTTCAAAATTGTAGTTGGGTTTCCAACCTAATTTTTCTAATTTAGTAGGGTCAATAGCATATCTCTTATCATGGCCTAAACGATCTTTTACGAATTCGATAAGATCTTCAGATTTATCTAACGACTTGATAATAGTCTTTACTACTTCCAGATTGGTACGTTCATTATGTCCTCCAACGTTATATACTTGACCGCTGACGCCATTGTGCATGACTAAATCAATTGCTTTGCAATGATCTTCAACGTGTAACCAGTCTCTAATATTTTTACCATCACCATACACAGGTACTGTCTGATTATTTAGTACTCTCGAAATAGTTAAGGGTATTAATTTTTCAGGGAAATGATATGGACCGTAATTGTTTGAACATCTAGTAATATTAATGGGTAAACCATAAGTCTCGTGATACGCTCTTACTAGAAGATCAGATGAAGCTTTACTTGCGCTATAAGGACTGTTGGGCTGTAATGGTGTCTCTTCGGTAAAGAAAGTAGATGGATCAAAATCTAGTTCTCCATATACTTCATCGGTTGATACATGCACAAATTTTTCAATCCTATTTTTCAAAGAAGCATCGAGTAGTACTTGAGTACCCTTTATGTTTGTCTCTACAAAAATTCCGGGATCAGTTATAGAACGATCTACATGACTTTCGGCTGCAAAATGAACCACAAAATCAAATTGTTCTTGTTGAAACAAATTATCTATAGTGGAGCGATCCGCTATATCAGCTTTGATGAATTTATAGTTAGCTTTATGTTCTATCTCTTTATGCTTTGTTAGATCTCCTGCATATGTGAGTAAATCAAGGTTATAAATCGTTATATCTGGATATTTATTAACCATATAATTAACGAAATTACCCCCTATAAATCCTGCGCCACCTGTAACTAAAACCTTCTTACCAATCATTTACTTCACCTCATCTTTTAATTGTTGTAAATAATGATCAAGTGCTTCGTCCCAAGAGGGAAGTGGTTTAAACCCTTTTTTCACCAATTTATCTTTAGACATTCGTGAGTTCTTTGGTCGTACTGCTTTTGTTGGAAATTCTTCTGTGCTAATTGGATTTACATCCACTTTATTCCTTGTCTTATAAAATATTGCTATTGCAAAGTCCGCCCATGTGCAATAGCCTTCATTAGAAGCATGATAAATTCCAAATTTATCTGTACGAATCATATCAATAATTAGCCTTGCTAAATGAAAGGTGTATGTGGGGGATCCGTATTGATCACTCACTATATCTAGTGTTGTTCTAGTTTCAGCTAACTTCAACATGGTTTTCACAAAATTATTCCCATTAGTTCCAAACACCCAAGAAATACGCAATATAAAATACTTTTCTAATATATTTTCAACTCTTTTCTCACCAATATATTTAGAAAAACCGTAGTATCCTATGGGATCAGGAATGTCTTCTTCATGAAATGGCACATTACCTTCTCCGTGAAAAACATAATCAGTACTTACATAAAGAAATTTAGCGTCAATATCTTTAGCTGCTTTAGCTAAATTCTCTGTACCTATAACATTCGTATTCCAACAGGTTTCACGTTCTTCCTCAGCTTTATCGACAGCTGTGTAGGCAGCACAATGTATAATTACATCTGGCTCCATATTCCTAACGAATTGTAAGGTTGAAAGCCCATCAGTAATATCAAAATCAGCACTGCTAACTCCGGTCATATTGAGCCCGCGTGCATTTCCTTCTTTAACAACATCGTATCCAAGCTGACCAGTATATCCTGTCACTAATATGCTCATATTACTGGTCACCATATGTAAAATTGTTTTCAGCCTCTTTTAAACTTGGTGCACTCTTATCTTTTTCTGATAATACAGGAGTGATATTTTCAGGCCAATTTATATTTATAGTAGGATCATCCCATATAATACTTCTGTCATTTTTAGGAGAATAAAACTCATCTACCTTATATTGAACTTCTGCATCCTCTGTTAGAGTTATAAAACCGTGCGCAAATCCCTTTGGAACTAGTAATTGCTTTTTATTATCTTCTGATAACTCTAAACCAAACCATTTACCATATGAAGGACTACCTTCTCTAATATCCACAGCTACATCAAATATCGATCCCTTTGTACAACGGACAAGTTTCGTTTGAGCCTTAGGATTCGTTTGGTAGTGGAGACCCCTAAGAGTACCTTTAACCGATGAGAATGAATGATTGTCTTGTGAAAATTTTATATTAATACCTACTTTGCGGAAGCTAGCCTCACTATAGGTTTCCATGAACCAACCTCTATGGTCGCCATGTATATTAGGATCGATTATTAAAACTTCTTTTAGAGGTGACTCTGCTACTTTCATTACAACACACTCCAATTAGTATTTTATTTCATCATTGGCTACTTTTAATAAATACTGACCATAACCTGTTTTAGAGAATTGTTCTCCAGACTTTATTAAGCTTTCTTTTGAAATCCACCCGTTTATGTAAGCTATTTCTTCTAATGATGCAATTTTAACACCTTGGTGCTCCTCTACTGTTTTCACAAAATTGGTGGCAGCAACTAAACTTTGATGGGTACCAGTATCTAGCCAAGTATAACCTCTTCCTAGCAATTCAACCTCTAGATTTCCCCTGGATAAGTATGCTTCGTTAATAGCTGTAATTTCTAATTCACCACGAAAGGACGGCTTAACATTTTTGGCTATTTCAACGACATTGTTATCGTAAAAGTAAAGACCGGTTATAGCATAATTAGATTTTGGAACTTTGGGCTTTTCTTCTACACTAATAACTTTACCTTTATTATCAAACTCTACTACTCCAAATCGCTCAGGGTCCTGTACATGGTAGCCAAATACAGTTGCTCCGTTTTCCTTACTAGCCGATCTTTTTAGAATTTCTCTCATACCGCTTCCATAATATATGTTATCTCCTAAAATCATTGCCACTGAATCGTCACCAATGAACTCTTCACCTATTATAAAGGCTTGGGCTAAACCTTCAGGTTCCGGTTGTATAGCGTAATCTATGTTAATTCCGTATTGTGATCCATCCCCAAAAAGTTCCGAAAAACGTGGCGTATCTTCTGGGGTGGAAATTATTAAAATATCCTTTATTCCTGCTAACATTAAAGTTGAAAGAGGGTAAAAGACCATCGGTTTATCATATATAGGTAGAAGTTGTTTGCTAGTGACCATAGTCAAAGGATGCAATCGTGTTCCGCTTCCTCCGGCCAAAATAATACCTTTCATACTAATTACCTCCTATTCAAAGAAAAATTTTTATATTTATTTTTTAGTATATCCTTTTCATAAGCTTGAAAAATAAAAATTTCATCTAACCTAATTTTGTATCTTTTCATAAATGATGCTAGCATAATTATTCCAGATAATAAGTAAGAGATTACTGAAGAAATCGCCGCTCCTAGAATACCCATATATGGGATTAAAATCACATTTAAAATGACATTTAAAATGACAGAAATTAACAGAATATAAAAACTGAATTTTTGTGCACCAATTGATTGGTATAGTGTATTAATCATTTTGAAAAAAATCATAGGAATAGTACCAATTAACAAAATTAGAGAAACATTATATGAAGACGAATACTGAACTCCATAAATAAAATCAATAAACAACTGTCCTATTAAGAAAAAGAAAAGGATTACTACTATGCATATATATATATTAATTTTTATACTAAGTTTAACTAAATATATAGAATCACTTTTGGCAGTTCTATTAAATAAAACATCCTTAAAAGCATCTGGTATAATCCATAGCATTGAAGCAAGTGTCACACCTACACTATATATACCGACTTCTTTACTTCCTACAAACAATTTAAGTATAACCACATCAATATTGTAGTTGAATATTGTAAATAAAGATATTATCATAGGAAAAAAACTAAACTTAAGAACTTCTTTTGTACTTAGTTTAAATGTGTTTTTTCCAGGTATAAGTTTGTTACTAATTAAAAATAAGAATATTTTCAGAATATTGTACGCTAATAGAACAAACAATACATACTGAACTTTACTTTCAAAACTAAAAGATAAATATATTAAAGAAATAGTATTTATTATAGAGGCTATTATTACTATTCTGTTTCTTTTGTTTACATTCAATATGATACTTAAGAAATCAAGTTGATTACTAAATTGAATAATTATACTTATGATAATTACACTTACTAAAAGTTTATTATCAAAAAAACAATAAATCACAAGTATAGCAATTGCATAGATACTAATTTGTACAAATAAAATATTTATGTAATTCCTAATTAGGTTACTTCCAGTTTTTCTTGAAAAGAATGGGTATGAAGAGGCAATATTGAATCCTATGATAATTGTTATTATATTTGATATATTTAGTATAAAAGCGTAATCGCCTCTTAATTCAGCACCTAAGTAGCGGTTAATAACTATAGTGTTAACAAAAGATAGTAATACTAATGTTATTTTTGAAATAATAGATACAAGAAATTCATTATCTCTTCTCAATAAATTCTCAACCTTACACTTTTAAATTTTGTTTATTTTATAATTAACTATCCATGTTTTAATTTTTTTGTAGTAAGAGTATCTACAATTATACTAATAATTAACAAGACAGATAAGATAAATATAACAGATCTATACAAGACGAATGGAGTGTACAAATACCACCTAAAAGTCATGACTATTAAGCAAATTCTGTATAGTTTAATGTAATTATTTTGGCTCGAAAAAAGAGACCTAATTATATAGCCTAATACAATAGCACCTACTATTACCCCAACTATTCCAAACCAAAAATAAAACCAAGAGAAATAAAAGCCCCCGCCTTTATTCAATAAATATTCAAAGGATACAGCTCCAACATCAGCATTCCTAAATCCCCCACCCAAAAATATCCCTCCTAAAAAATCGAAGAAATAGCTCTCGGTTGAGTTTACTAAATAATGTGATTTAACAATTGTAATTCCTGTGTAATATGATTGTGAAACTGTATCCGACAAAAATGCGGTCATACCATACTTATCAAAAAATATATCCTTTAAATCGCTTAATGAAAAAGCTATTCTATAAGCTGATACAATATTTGAAGCTAATATTCCTGAGATAGCCAATATTATTAATGTTCTGAGATTTATTTTGAAATCATTAATTAAAACTAAGGCAAGAATCATAGGAAAAGCAGAAGAGCGGTCTCCTCTAACTAAAGCTTGTAAAATATACATAATGGCAAAGAAATAAAGTAGAAGGAGTCTAATGTTTGACTTACCGCTATAAAACCATACAACTAAAAAGATTAAAATACTGTACTCGTATATCGTTCTAGTATTACTGTGATAGGTATCCCCCATTGAAGAACTGTAACCGAAGAACCAAAATACTAAGAGTACTAACATCCCTGCAAAAAAAATATAAAAATTATCTTTTTTTATAATTGTATTTGTAGAAGCTGTTTTTATCTTATTTAAATATTCTTTATTAATCATAATATTCAATATAATCATAACAAACAGCAATGCCTTTGATGCTATGATATTATAATCAGATGAACGTAATCCCATTTGCCAATTTAAACTTTCTGACCCTAAGACTTGACTAACTTGTAGAAGATCACCAATTGCAACAGATAAATTAACATACGCAATTAGACCAAATAAAATCAATAAGCTTGAATAAAACCTTACCTTATATATTAGATAGAATGAAATTAGAATTAAAAGAAAGCCAATTATCTTGAGTGAATTCTGTGAATTATTAAGAGTCAAAAGTATTATAGTAATTAATAGTGATATAGCTACATCATTATAAATATTAAACACTTTTATATATTTATTGTGCTGCTCATTTTTACTCATATGCACCCCAACCAAAAATAAATGATATAGACAAAACTTATAAGAGTAACTTACTTAATTTCTAAAATTATATTTTGTCTATTATCTCTAATTTATATTTCTCGTGTGTCTTTTTCGGTAACTCTAAAGTGTAAGCCCCCCCTGCTTCATTAACATATTTCCCTTGAACAGGCTCTTTCTTAGTTGCACCGGAAAGATACCATTCATATTCTATATCTAAGTGCCCTATATCTATTGCTTGCCCTCCCATTTTTC
This sequence is a window from Bacillus sp. SB49. Protein-coding genes within it:
- the istA gene encoding IS21 family transposase; amino-acid sequence: MLYLNIKDLHKRKFKIAQIAKELKISRPTVYKYLEMTFEEAKAYTEQPIGKKKKLDSYKDWILAWLEEYPHLSAAQIHDWLLERYPDLAVGGSTVRSYVREVREVYQIEKKQLVRQYEAIPEQPMGKQLQVDWGETKQKTTDRKEIKLYFIAFVLAHSRQKYMEWQSRPFTTRDAIRCHENAFQFYGGCTEEIVYDQDHLITVSENAGQLLLTAEFQSYVNERKFTVHLCRRADPESKGMIENVVKYIKGNFADSRVFRDIEDWNQRALQWLKRTGNYQVHQTTKKRPAEVFLVEKQHLKPVSSLLSFESTNNQSISRSVSKDNTIRYKSNRYSVPLGTYQTNVDNHVLIEVTGQEPATLVIRKEAESEIIAEHCVSLEKGKLIQNRNHTRDRSKGVEEFKQRLVSFFENQTQAATYFDEISQRYPRYRRDQFAIIHQVIQQYPTVIGKVLAKCMREKLFSANDFRDIAQHIHKLPHDPLKEIKPFNTYSTRRCHIKASTRSLNAYTSILGGRSS
- a CDS encoding GDP-mannose 4,6-dehydratase, with protein sequence MSYKQLDTNKTYLVTGAAGFIGYYLSKKLLEQGCKVIGIDNVNDYYDVKLKHKRLELLKPYNAFTFVKGDLSDKGVVNDVFTEYKPDIVVNLAAQAGVRYSIENPDAYIQSNVIGFYNILEACRHHPVDHLVYASSSSVYGANKKVPFEETDFVDHPVSLYASTKKSNELMAHTYSHLYDIPSTGLRFFTVYGPMGRPDMAYFGFTDKYFNDEAIKIFNNADFDNDLYRDFTYIDDIVIGIERLLSNPPETEAAPHKVFNIGNNSPEKLMTFIHALEKALSSALGKEVEFHKEYEPIKPGDVPATYASTDQLQEAVGFKPETSIEEGLQHFADWYVDYYKLK
- a CDS encoding UDP-glucose dehydrogenase family protein, which encodes MMQIAVAGTGYVGLVAGVCFAEMGHQVTCVDIDQRKVELMKSGASPIYEEGLEELMQKNYAAGRIDYTTDYQSAYKNADAIFLGVGTPEKPDGSANLSYIATVARQIAESVEKDCLVVVKSTVPVGTNDKVEQFIQDFLVNDVRVEVASNPEFLAQGSAVHDTLYAERIIIGTESEWAEKVLQDIYEPFHLPVVSVNRRSAEMIKYASNDFLALKISYMNDIANLCELIGADVQDVARGMSYDERIGAKFLNAGIGFGGSCFPKDTQALDYLAKQNGYELKTVKAAIDVNKKQKTVLYKKASNRLITFDGLKVAVLGLTFKPGTDDLRESPSLDNVPLLLEQGADIYAYDPVGAENFAKVYPEGENGQGSITYVNTPEEALEDANVCFVLTEWGEVKAVTPSQYRELMRTPLVYDGRNIYDIEAMKQAKVEYHSIGREPGKIEVTKEFSDELQAARY
- the rfbB gene encoding dTDP-glucose 4,6-dehydratase — its product is MIGKKVLVTGGAGFIGGNFVNYMVNKYPDITIYNLDLLTYAGDLTKHKEIEHKANYKFIKADIADRSTIDNLFQQEQFDFVVHFAAESHVDRSITDPGIFVETNIKGTQVLLDASLKNRIEKFVHVSTDEVYGELDFDPSTFFTEETPLQPNSPYSASKASSDLLVRAYHETYGLPINITRCSNNYGPYHFPEKLIPLTISRVLNNQTVPVYGDGKNIRDWLHVEDHCKAIDLVMHNGVSGQVYNVGGHNERTNLEVVKTIIKSLDKSEDLIEFVKDRLGHDKRYAIDPTKLEKLGWKPNYNFETGMEQTIKWYLNNKRWWEQIVSGEYKQYFVEQYNI
- the rfbD gene encoding dTDP-4-dehydrorhamnose reductase, yielding MSILVTGYTGQLGYDVVKEGNARGLNMTGVSSADFDITDGLSTLQFVRNMEPDVIIHCAAYTAVDKAEEERETCWNTNVIGTENLAKAAKDIDAKFLYVSTDYVFHGEGNVPFHEEDIPDPIGYYGFSKYIGEKRVENILEKYFILRISWVFGTNGNNFVKTMLKLAETRTTLDIVSDQYGSPTYTFHLARLIIDMIRTDKFGIYHASNEGYCTWADFAIAIFYKTRNKVDVNPISTEEFPTKAVRPKNSRMSKDKLVKKGFKPLPSWDEALDHYLQQLKDEVK
- the rfbC gene encoding dTDP-4-dehydrorhamnose 3,5-epimerase, translated to MKVAESPLKEVLIIDPNIHGDHRGWFMETYSEASFRKVGINIKFSQDNHSFSSVKGTLRGLHYQTNPKAQTKLVRCTKGSIFDVAVDIREGSPSYGKWFGLELSEDNKKQLLVPKGFAHGFITLTEDAEVQYKVDEFYSPKNDRSIIWDDPTININWPENITPVLSEKDKSAPSLKEAENNFTYGDQ
- the rfbA gene encoding glucose-1-phosphate thymidylyltransferase RfbA; the protein is MKGIILAGGSGTRLHPLTMVTSKQLLPIYDKPMVFYPLSTLMLAGIKDILIISTPEDTPRFSELFGDGSQYGINIDYAIQPEPEGLAQAFIIGEEFIGDDSVAMILGDNIYYGSGMREILKRSASKENGATVFGYHVQDPERFGVVEFDNKGKVISVEEKPKVPKSNYAITGLYFYDNNVVEIAKNVKPSFRGELEITAINEAYLSRGNLEVELLGRGYTWLDTGTHQSLVAATNFVKTVEEHQGVKIASLEEIAYINGWISKESLIKSGEQFSKTGYGQYLLKVANDEIKY
- a CDS encoding oligosaccharide flippase family protein, producing the protein MRRDNEFLVSIISKITLVLLSFVNTIVINRYLGAELRGDYAFILNISNIITIIIGFNIASSYPFFSRKTGSNLIRNYINILFVQISIYAIAILVIYCFFDNKLLVSVIIISIIIQFSNQLDFLSIILNVNKRNRIVIIASIINTISLIYLSFSFESKVQYVLFVLLAYNILKIFLFLISNKLIPGKNTFKLSTKEVLKFSFFPMIISLFTIFNYNIDVVILKLFVGSKEVGIYSVGVTLASMLWIIPDAFKDVLFNRTAKSDSIYLVKLSIKINIYICIVVILFFFLIGQLFIDFIYGVQYSSSYNVSLILLIGTIPMIFFKMINTLYQSIGAQKFSFYILLISVILNVILNVILIPYMGILGAAISSVISYLLSGIIMLASFMKRYKIRLDEIFIFQAYEKDILKNKYKNFSLNRR